One stretch of Amycolatopsis tolypomycina DNA includes these proteins:
- a CDS encoding DUF6235 family protein, giving the protein MAMHLRLTAGVELLDKWAESATQAERNVLYEALFAIGDGSVFLIYDVFGDPDDISNFIVMVKADLMVKINVQRAESAFDVLYVGTLDDDATANAAEIAAELAADVVVDADVDDG; this is encoded by the coding sequence ATGGCTATGCACCTCCGGCTCACGGCGGGTGTCGAGCTGCTCGACAAATGGGCGGAATCCGCTACACAAGCCGAACGAAATGTTCTCTACGAAGCCTTGTTCGCCATCGGCGACGGTTCCGTATTCCTCATTTACGACGTTTTCGGCGACCCCGATGACATTTCCAATTTCATCGTGATGGTCAAAGCGGATCTGATGGTGAAGATCAACGTGCAGCGCGCCGAATCGGCGTTCGACGTCCTCTACGTCGGCACCCTCGACGACGACGCGACCGCCAACGCCGCCGAGATCGCGGCCGAGCTCGCCGCCGACGTCGTGGTCGACGCGGACGTCGACGACGGCTGA
- a CDS encoding acyl-CoA carboxylase epsilon subunit, translating into MPATEPTRPRLRVVRGLPDDAELAAVVAALLVVSAAGPSSPVPARSAWAAPGARRDAPRTAGPDAWRLSGLPL; encoded by the coding sequence ATGCCAGCAACCGAACCCACCCGCCCGAGGCTGAGGGTGGTCCGCGGCCTGCCGGACGACGCCGAGCTGGCGGCGGTGGTCGCGGCTCTGCTGGTCGTGTCGGCTGCGGGTCCGTCGTCACCGGTGCCGGCACGCTCGGCGTGGGCGGCACCGGGGGCCCGCAGGGACGCACCGAGAACGGCGGGCCCGGACGCCTGGCGCCTGTCCGGCTTACCCCTCTGA
- a CDS encoding acyl-CoA carboxylase subunit beta: MPLLRKRRDELAAHVAEGRMDAVRRQHSLGKFTARERLALLLDDDSFTEIEPYRRHQARGLGLEDNRPYTDGVVAGSGTIDGRRVFVYAQDFTVFGGSLGEAHAAKIHKVLDLAVATGSPVIALNDSGGARIQEGVMALNGYGGIFRRQVEASGVIPQISVILGPCAGGAAYSPALADFTFMVRDTGWMFLTGPDVVEAVTGRRVTHDELGGADTHGRHSGVATVVHDDEESCLADVRYLVSLLPRNYLEQPPATRETGATADWRPRLAELVPSEPNRPYDMRDVFSEIADDGEFFALHETWAPNVLCALARIDGRVVGLVANQPCVLAGVLDGPASQKAARFVRFCDAFGIPLVTLVDVPGFLPGVDEERSGIIRQGAQLLHAYCEATVPRVQVILRKAYGGAYIVMDSRSIGCDLSLAWPTNQIAVMGAEGAVNVLFRRELAAAPDPAALRAKLVAEYVAEYLNPQYAAERGLIDDVIDPADTRAAIARGLAMLQDKRKPGPQRKHGNHPI; this comes from the coding sequence ATGCCGCTGCTGCGCAAGCGGCGCGACGAGCTGGCCGCGCACGTCGCCGAGGGCCGGATGGACGCCGTGCGGCGCCAGCACTCCCTCGGCAAGTTCACCGCGCGCGAGCGGCTCGCGCTGCTGCTCGACGACGACTCCTTCACCGAGATCGAGCCCTACCGGCGCCACCAGGCCCGCGGGCTCGGCCTCGAGGACAACCGCCCCTACACCGACGGCGTGGTGGCGGGCTCCGGCACGATCGACGGCCGTCGCGTGTTCGTCTACGCCCAGGACTTCACCGTGTTCGGCGGGTCGCTGGGCGAGGCGCACGCGGCCAAGATCCACAAGGTCCTGGACCTCGCCGTGGCCACCGGCTCGCCGGTGATCGCGCTCAACGACAGCGGCGGCGCGCGCATCCAGGAAGGCGTGATGGCGCTCAACGGCTACGGCGGCATCTTCCGCCGCCAGGTCGAGGCGTCCGGGGTGATCCCGCAGATCAGCGTCATCCTCGGGCCGTGCGCGGGCGGCGCGGCGTACTCGCCGGCACTGGCCGACTTCACGTTCATGGTGCGCGACACCGGCTGGATGTTCCTGACCGGCCCGGACGTGGTCGAGGCGGTGACCGGCCGCCGCGTGACGCACGACGAGCTCGGCGGCGCGGACACCCACGGCCGCCACTCCGGCGTCGCGACGGTCGTCCACGACGACGAGGAGAGCTGCCTCGCCGACGTCCGGTACCTGGTGTCCCTGTTGCCCCGCAACTACCTCGAGCAGCCCCCGGCGACGCGCGAGACGGGCGCGACGGCGGACTGGCGGCCGCGGCTGGCCGAGCTGGTGCCGTCGGAGCCGAACCGCCCGTACGACATGCGGGACGTGTTCTCGGAGATCGCCGACGACGGCGAGTTCTTCGCGCTGCACGAAACGTGGGCCCCGAACGTCCTGTGCGCGCTGGCCCGCATCGACGGCCGGGTGGTCGGCCTGGTCGCCAACCAGCCGTGCGTGCTCGCCGGCGTCCTGGACGGCCCGGCCTCCCAGAAGGCGGCCCGGTTCGTCCGGTTCTGCGACGCGTTCGGCATCCCGCTGGTGACGCTCGTCGACGTCCCTGGCTTCCTGCCCGGGGTGGACGAGGAGCGCAGCGGCATCATCCGGCAGGGCGCGCAGCTGCTGCACGCGTACTGCGAGGCGACGGTCCCGCGCGTCCAGGTGATCCTGCGCAAGGCGTACGGGGGCGCGTACATCGTGATGGACAGCCGGTCCATCGGCTGCGACCTGTCACTGGCGTGGCCGACGAACCAGATCGCGGTGATGGGGGCGGAGGGCGCGGTGAACGTGCTGTTCCGCCGCGAACTGGCCGCGGCCCCGGACCCGGCGGCGTTGCGGGCGAAGCTGGTCGCGGAGTACGTCGCGGAGTACCTGAACCCCCAGTACGCGGCCGAGCGCGGCTTGATCGACGACGTGATCGACCCGGCCGACACCCGCGCGGCGATCGCCCGCGGGCTGGCGATGTTGCAGGACAAGCGCAAGCCGGGCCCCCAGCGCAAGCACGGCAACCATCCGATCTGA
- a CDS encoding DUF6222 family protein, whose product MTAHEETDDTTRPVRAVPDPPAEPVVAAVPAITRPMPRLGRGIVWSMIVAEIEQDNLERLGRLRDAA is encoded by the coding sequence ATGACCGCGCACGAGGAGACCGACGACACCACGCGCCCGGTCCGGGCCGTCCCGGACCCGCCTGCCGAGCCGGTGGTCGCGGCGGTGCCCGCCATCACCCGGCCGATGCCGCGGCTGGGCCGCGGGATCGTGTGGAGCATGATCGTCGCCGAGATCGAGCAGGACAACCTGGAGCGTCTCGGCCGGCTCAGGGACGCCGCGTGA
- a CDS encoding SDR family NAD(P)-dependent oxidoreductase → MFVAVTGGTGFLGAHTVRALLRHGHRVRLLARRPDRVAAALAPLGIAPEQVDVVPGDVTDPAAAARLVSGVDGLLHAAGVYTFDPRRRAELRRVNEHGTEVVLAAARAAGVARIVHVSTVGTLYPAAAPSIGPGTPPGSSREPYLASKTAAERIAGEYGATITRPPALLGPHDPHLGDQNARLRDLLRGLMPLWPTGGLPLGDVRDNAELHARLFDGVDGTEFFGPGTFVTTREYLAAVREVTGRRLPAAFFPARALTVAGRAADVLQRCWPGRLPVQYGAIHVCAVAVPVEPAAPSAGVVARPLAETLADTVRWLAGSGALAPRRAGRAVAGFGAAAGVPARPAAEVAAPAAGVAAQAIDLGVPASVAEVSAQAAGPGVPAPAAEVSARPAGVAGSAPAGVPARPGASAAAGVPARQADSVPGSAPHDREALSSTAPPAGPAGSGATGKALP, encoded by the coding sequence ATGTTCGTCGCGGTGACCGGGGGCACCGGGTTCCTCGGTGCGCACACCGTGCGGGCCCTGCTGCGGCACGGCCACCGGGTCCGGCTGCTCGCCCGGCGGCCGGACCGGGTGGCGGCCGCGCTGGCCCCGCTCGGCATCGCCCCGGAGCAGGTCGACGTCGTCCCCGGCGACGTCACCGACCCGGCGGCGGCCGCCCGGCTGGTGTCCGGTGTGGACGGTCTCCTGCACGCGGCGGGCGTCTACACCTTCGACCCCCGCCGCCGCGCCGAACTGCGCCGGGTGAACGAGCACGGCACGGAGGTCGTGCTCGCCGCGGCCCGGGCCGCGGGCGTCGCCCGCATCGTCCACGTGTCGACGGTGGGGACGCTGTACCCCGCAGCGGCCCCGTCGATCGGGCCGGGTACCCCGCCCGGCTCGTCACGGGAGCCGTACCTGGCCTCGAAAACGGCGGCCGAGCGGATCGCGGGGGAGTATGGCGCGACGATCACCCGCCCCCCGGCCCTGCTCGGCCCGCACGACCCGCACCTGGGCGACCAGAACGCCCGGCTGCGAGACCTGCTGCGCGGCCTGATGCCCCTGTGGCCGACGGGCGGCTTGCCCCTCGGCGACGTCCGCGACAACGCGGAGCTGCACGCCCGCCTGTTCGACGGCGTGGACGGGACGGAGTTCTTCGGCCCCGGAACGTTCGTGACGACTCGGGAGTATTTGGCAGCGGTGCGCGAGGTGACGGGCCGCCGCCTCCCGGCGGCGTTCTTCCCGGCCCGGGCGCTGACCGTCGCGGGCCGGGCCGCGGACGTGCTTCAGCGGTGCTGGCCGGGGCGCCTCCCGGTCCAGTACGGCGCGATCCACGTGTGCGCGGTCGCGGTACCGGTCGAGCCGGCGGCCCCGAGTGCCGGGGTGGTTGCTCGGCCGTTGGCGGAGACCTTGGCGGACACCGTGCGCTGGCTTGCCGGGAGCGGGGCGCTCGCGCCGCGCCGGGCGGGCCGGGCGGTGGCTGGTTTCGGTGCTGCCGCCGGGGTGCCCGCGCGGCCTGCCGCCGAGGTGGCTGCGCCGGCTGCCGGTGTGGCCGCGCAAGCTATCGACCTGGGTGTGCCTGCGTCGGTCGCCGAGGTGTCCGCGCAGGCTGCGGGCCCGGGTGTGCCTGCTCCCGCCGCCGAGGTGTCCGCGCGGCCTGCGGGCGTGGCCGGCTCTGCCCCGGCCGGTGTGCCCGCGCGGCCGGGTGCGTCTGCCGCCGCCGGGGTGCCCGCGCGGCAGGCGGACTCCGTGCCCGGCTCCGCCCCGCACGACCGGGAAGCCCTTTCTTCGACAGCCCCACCAGCCGGCCCCGCCGGGTCCGGCGCGACCGGAAAGGCACTGCCATGA
- a CDS encoding flavin reductase family protein codes for MADAGETNDRAVLKRLPTPPGRRHLSTQTGLREVMAQFATGVTVLTAGGESGHGMTANAFSSVSLEPPMVLCCVSRAARMHAAITEAGSYAVNILAADQQDLSKYFADWRRPAGMAQFDPVAWTPGAKTGAPLLAGALAWLECELEAAYEGGDHSIFLGRVVTSSRGTGDNSLVFYGGGYHEVDGRARAA; via the coding sequence GTGGCCGACGCCGGGGAAACCAACGACCGGGCGGTCCTGAAGCGGCTGCCCACCCCACCGGGGCGGCGGCACCTGTCCACCCAGACCGGGTTGCGCGAGGTGATGGCGCAGTTCGCCACGGGGGTCACGGTCCTCACCGCGGGCGGCGAGTCGGGCCACGGCATGACGGCCAACGCGTTCTCGTCCGTCTCGCTGGAGCCGCCGATGGTGCTGTGCTGCGTGTCCCGGGCCGCCCGGATGCACGCCGCCATCACCGAAGCCGGCTCGTACGCCGTGAACATCCTGGCGGCCGACCAGCAGGACCTGTCCAAGTACTTCGCCGACTGGCGCCGTCCCGCCGGGATGGCCCAGTTCGACCCGGTGGCCTGGACGCCGGGGGCGAAGACGGGGGCGCCGCTGCTGGCGGGCGCGCTGGCGTGGCTCGAGTGCGAGCTCGAGGCGGCCTACGAAGGCGGTGACCACTCGATCTTCCTCGGCCGCGTGGTCACCTCCAGCCGCGGCACGGGCGACAACTCGCTCGTGTTCTACGGCGGCGGCTACCACGAAGTCGACGGTCGCGCCCGCGCGGCCTGA
- a CDS encoding acyl-CoA thioesterase, which translates to MSDYYEIRHTVGFEETNLVGNVYYVNYVRWQGRCREMFLKEKAPAVLEEVRDDLKLFTLKVECEFYAEITAFDELSIRLRLEELTSTQVQFAFDYVHLHPDGERLVARGRQRIACMRGPNTATVPSRVPEQLREALAPYTTSAVNGRGA; encoded by the coding sequence ATGTCCGACTACTACGAGATCCGCCACACGGTCGGCTTCGAAGAGACGAACCTGGTGGGCAACGTCTACTACGTGAACTACGTGCGCTGGCAGGGCCGGTGCCGCGAGATGTTCCTGAAGGAGAAGGCCCCGGCGGTGCTCGAGGAGGTCCGCGACGACCTCAAGCTCTTCACCCTCAAGGTGGAGTGCGAGTTCTACGCCGAGATCACCGCGTTCGACGAGCTGTCCATCCGGCTGCGGCTGGAGGAGCTCACCTCGACGCAGGTCCAGTTCGCCTTCGACTACGTGCACCTGCACCCGGACGGCGAGCGGCTGGTCGCCCGCGGCCGGCAGCGGATCGCCTGCATGCGCGGCCCGAACACGGCGACCGTGCCGTCGCGGGTGCCCGAGCAGCTGCGCGAGGCGCTGGCGCCGTACACGACCAGCGCGGTGAACGGCAGGGGAGCGTGA
- a CDS encoding SDR family NAD(P)-dependent oxidoreductase codes for MSGERIAIVGIGLRYPDARSLDELWENVLAGRRAFRRLPDERMNRADYYSPDPAAPDRFYAQKAAVLRDFEFDRVAYKVAGSTFRATDTTHWLALDVAAQALADAGFPEGDGVPREATGVVIGNSLTGEFSRANIMRLRWPYVRRTVAAALSERGWGDDETASFLRELEVQYKEPFPEINEDTLAGGLANTIAGRVCNYFDFAGGGYTVDGACSSSLLSVVSAANSLAQGDLDVAIAGGVDLSIDPFEVIGFAKTGALAKREMKVYDADSNGFWPGEGSGMLVLMRESDAIEQGKRIYASIGGWGVSSDGKGGITRPEAAGHRLALKRAYDRAGYGVETVSYFEGHGTGTALGDATEIEALSTARHAADPLAAPAALSTIKGNIGHTKAAAGVAGLIKATLAVYHQVIPPATGHFDPHEKLTGDSARMYVPREAQLWPTDAPVRAGVSAMGFGGINSHVTVTEAPGAPRKTELDERTRALVSGRQDAELLLLDADDVEALRARITGLLEIVPKLSMAELTDLAGQLAGELANRPARAAVVATGPEEAERKLTRLLELLGTDGSVFAATDGIFAGHRVTEPRIGFLFPGQGSGRAVDGVLRRRFTAADDVFRAAGLPTGADHVATEVAQPRIVAGSLAALRVLRSLGIEAQTAAGHSLGELTALHWGGALDERAVLRLAKVRGKVMAETTADEGAMAGIAASPSRAEELGLGSDVVIAGYNAPEQTVISGPAAAVDRVIARAHAAGVTATRLKVSHAFHSPLVEPAATAMTAPLAEIPFSRLEHAVVSTVTGDVLHAAENLPELLRDQIVLPVRFREAAAKVAERSDLVIEVGPGRVLTGLFEEIAPGTPVLAVDTDSTTLSAVLRVAGAAFAAGAQLTTDPLFEGRAVRSLPEDGVFNFLASPCEAAPEIDSELAAELAAEKEQAASEAAVEVGGGANATLDLLRKLAAERVELPLETVTADTHPLDDLHLSSITVGQLVNDVTRALGRPALEGMPNFATVCLGELAEMIDELAQTAKPAETGGSEVPGAGPWVRPFAVEYVPAPRPVADLTPGLGQARWEVFSTPGHPLAEPLRAALARAGAGDGVLLCLPADCDASHAGLFLEAGRAVMAAPNGTRFVVVQHGLGASGLAKTLRLEDPSARTTIVDLADPAPADPAAIADAVKVVVAEVAATTDFAEVRYGVDGGRTVPRLVAVAPAPTGPIPESLEAGDVLLVTGGGKGITAESALALAKDSGAKLALLGRSDPADDSELAENLGRMKAAGIDYRYERADVTSGTQVADAIARMQAELGPVTAVLHGAGRNEPAALFSLTEDTFRKTLAPKIGGLNAVLDAIDKSKVKLLVTFGSIIGRAGLRGEAHYATANDWMTELTLRFGREYPQARAVALEWSVWSGTGMGEKLGVVSALKRDGITPIPTEDGIAILKQALADPAVPPVLVVCGRTGGLATLPIQRKELPLTRFVDRAVVHYPGVELITEADLSAGSDPYLADHLLDGQLLFPAVIGMEAMTQVAAATLDTGGAPVLSDVEFLRPIIVSPGGSTTIRLAAVARDADTVDVVLRSDETGFSADHFKARLSFARPAEIGPKQARDTDVPSVPVEPLSELYGTVLFQGKRFQRVVGYRRASARHAVAEIATTADHDWFAPFLPQQRLLADPGTRDAMMHAIQCCVPDATLLPQGIEKLHLAQPGAQHPEYVLLDAKERLQDGDSYVYDLDVRNPDGELVERWEGLMLRAVRKTDGAGPWVPSMLSSYLERACERLLGGTRSVVLEPDPAGVEVGGIAERRAQTALAASRAFDRPVEIRYRPDGKPEIDGGTITASHSSRLTLVVAGTGQVTCDVETVLERTEEDWGGLLGEDLLSVGRLLAADAGEPIAVANTRVWSALECVRKTGAMTESLTVRRVEADGWALLACGSARIATWATTVNDRTEPVVFAVLQAEEN; via the coding sequence ATGAGCGGTGAGCGGATAGCGATCGTCGGGATCGGACTGCGGTATCCGGACGCCCGTTCGCTGGACGAGCTCTGGGAGAACGTGCTGGCTGGCCGCCGCGCGTTCCGACGGCTGCCCGACGAACGGATGAACCGGGCGGACTACTACTCCCCGGATCCGGCGGCGCCGGACCGGTTCTACGCACAGAAAGCCGCGGTGCTCCGCGACTTCGAGTTCGACCGGGTCGCGTACAAGGTCGCCGGCAGCACCTTCCGGGCCACGGACACCACGCACTGGCTCGCGCTGGACGTCGCCGCCCAGGCCCTGGCCGACGCCGGGTTCCCCGAGGGCGACGGCGTGCCGCGGGAGGCGACCGGTGTCGTCATCGGCAACAGCCTGACCGGCGAGTTCTCGCGGGCGAACATCATGCGGCTGCGCTGGCCGTACGTCCGCCGGACCGTCGCCGCGGCACTGTCCGAGCGCGGCTGGGGCGACGACGAGACGGCGTCCTTCCTGCGGGAGCTCGAGGTCCAGTACAAGGAGCCGTTCCCGGAGATCAACGAGGACACCCTGGCCGGCGGCCTGGCGAACACGATCGCCGGGCGCGTCTGCAACTACTTCGACTTCGCCGGCGGCGGCTACACCGTCGACGGCGCGTGCTCCTCCTCGCTGCTTTCCGTGGTGAGCGCGGCCAACTCGCTGGCGCAGGGCGACCTCGACGTCGCCATCGCCGGCGGTGTCGACCTCTCGATCGACCCGTTCGAGGTGATCGGCTTCGCCAAGACCGGCGCGCTCGCCAAGCGCGAGATGAAGGTCTACGACGCCGACTCGAACGGCTTCTGGCCGGGCGAAGGCTCCGGCATGCTCGTGCTGATGCGCGAAAGCGACGCGATCGAGCAGGGCAAGCGCATCTACGCTTCGATCGGCGGCTGGGGCGTGTCCTCGGACGGCAAGGGCGGCATCACCCGGCCCGAGGCCGCCGGGCACCGGCTGGCCCTCAAGCGCGCCTACGACCGCGCGGGCTACGGCGTCGAGACCGTGTCCTACTTCGAGGGCCACGGCACCGGCACCGCGCTCGGCGACGCCACCGAGATCGAAGCCCTCTCCACCGCTCGCCACGCCGCCGACCCGCTGGCCGCCCCGGCCGCGCTGTCGACGATCAAGGGCAACATCGGGCACACCAAGGCCGCGGCGGGCGTCGCCGGGCTGATCAAGGCGACGCTCGCCGTGTACCACCAGGTGATCCCGCCTGCGACCGGCCACTTCGACCCGCACGAGAAGCTCACCGGCGACTCGGCGCGGATGTACGTGCCGCGCGAGGCCCAGCTGTGGCCGACCGACGCGCCGGTCCGCGCCGGTGTCTCGGCGATGGGCTTCGGCGGGATCAACTCGCACGTCACGGTCACCGAGGCGCCGGGCGCGCCCCGCAAGACCGAGCTCGACGAGCGGACCAGGGCACTGGTCTCCGGCCGCCAGGACGCCGAGCTGCTGCTGCTCGACGCCGACGACGTCGAGGCGCTGCGGGCCCGGATCACCGGCCTGCTGGAGATCGTGCCGAAGCTGTCGATGGCCGAGCTCACCGACCTCGCCGGGCAGCTGGCGGGCGAGCTCGCCAACCGGCCCGCCCGCGCCGCGGTCGTCGCGACCGGTCCGGAGGAGGCCGAGCGCAAGCTGACCCGCCTGCTCGAGCTGCTGGGCACCGACGGGTCCGTGTTCGCCGCGACCGACGGCATCTTCGCCGGGCACCGCGTCACCGAGCCGCGCATCGGCTTCCTGTTCCCGGGCCAGGGCTCCGGGCGGGCCGTCGACGGCGTGCTGCGCCGCCGGTTCACCGCCGCCGACGACGTCTTCCGCGCCGCGGGCCTGCCCACCGGCGCCGACCACGTCGCCACCGAGGTCGCCCAGCCGCGGATCGTCGCCGGCTCGCTGGCCGCGCTCCGGGTGCTCCGCTCTCTGGGCATCGAGGCGCAGACGGCGGCCGGGCACAGCCTCGGCGAGCTGACGGCGTTGCACTGGGGCGGTGCCCTGGACGAGCGCGCGGTGCTGCGGCTGGCCAAGGTCCGCGGCAAGGTGATGGCCGAAACCACCGCCGACGAAGGCGCCATGGCGGGCATCGCCGCGTCGCCGAGCCGCGCGGAGGAGCTGGGCCTGGGCTCCGACGTCGTCATCGCGGGCTACAACGCCCCCGAGCAGACGGTGATCTCCGGCCCGGCCGCGGCCGTCGACCGGGTGATCGCCCGCGCCCACGCCGCCGGGGTCACCGCGACCCGGCTCAAGGTGTCGCACGCGTTCCACTCGCCGCTGGTCGAGCCGGCCGCGACGGCGATGACCGCGCCGCTGGCGGAGATCCCGTTCTCCCGCCTGGAGCACGCCGTCGTCTCCACCGTCACCGGCGACGTCCTGCACGCCGCCGAGAACCTGCCCGAGCTGCTGCGCGACCAGATCGTGCTCCCGGTCCGCTTCCGCGAAGCCGCCGCCAAGGTGGCCGAGCGCAGCGACCTGGTGATCGAGGTCGGCCCGGGCCGCGTCCTGACGGGCCTGTTCGAGGAGATCGCGCCGGGCACGCCGGTGCTGGCCGTGGACACCGACAGCACCACGCTCAGCGCGGTGCTGCGGGTCGCCGGTGCCGCGTTCGCGGCCGGGGCGCAGCTGACCACGGACCCGCTGTTCGAGGGCCGGGCCGTCCGTTCGCTGCCCGAGGACGGCGTGTTCAACTTCCTCGCCAGCCCCTGCGAAGCGGCGCCCGAGATCGACAGCGAGCTCGCCGCGGAACTGGCGGCCGAGAAGGAGCAGGCGGCGTCGGAAGCCGCGGTCGAGGTCGGCGGCGGCGCCAACGCGACGCTCGACCTGCTGCGCAAGCTCGCCGCCGAGCGCGTCGAGCTGCCGCTGGAGACCGTCACCGCGGACACCCACCCGCTCGACGACCTGCACCTGTCGTCCATCACGGTCGGCCAGCTGGTCAACGACGTCACCCGGGCGCTGGGCCGCCCCGCGCTGGAGGGCATGCCGAACTTCGCGACGGTCTGCCTCGGCGAGCTGGCCGAGATGATCGACGAGCTGGCCCAGACCGCGAAGCCGGCCGAGACCGGCGGCAGCGAGGTCCCGGGCGCCGGCCCGTGGGTCCGGCCGTTCGCGGTCGAGTACGTGCCGGCCCCGCGGCCGGTGGCCGACCTGACGCCGGGCCTCGGCCAGGCGCGCTGGGAGGTCTTCTCGACGCCGGGGCACCCGCTGGCCGAGCCGCTGCGCGCGGCGCTGGCCCGCGCGGGCGCCGGGGACGGCGTGCTGCTCTGCCTGCCCGCCGACTGCGACGCGAGCCACGCGGGGCTGTTCCTCGAAGCCGGTCGCGCCGTCATGGCCGCGCCCAACGGCACGCGCTTCGTCGTCGTGCAGCACGGTCTCGGCGCCTCCGGGCTCGCGAAGACCCTGCGGCTCGAGGACCCGTCGGCCCGCACCACGATCGTCGACCTGGCCGACCCGGCCCCGGCCGACCCGGCCGCGATCGCCGACGCGGTCAAGGTCGTCGTCGCCGAGGTCGCCGCGACCACGGACTTCGCCGAGGTCCGCTACGGCGTCGACGGCGGCCGGACGGTGCCGCGCCTGGTGGCGGTCGCCCCGGCGCCCACCGGCCCGATCCCCGAGTCGCTGGAGGCGGGCGACGTCCTGCTCGTCACCGGTGGCGGCAAGGGCATCACCGCGGAAAGCGCGCTGGCGCTGGCCAAGGACTCCGGCGCGAAGCTCGCCCTGCTCGGCCGGAGCGACCCGGCCGACGACAGCGAGCTGGCCGAGAACCTCGGCCGGATGAAGGCCGCGGGCATCGACTACCGCTACGAGCGCGCCGACGTCACCTCGGGCACGCAGGTGGCCGACGCGATCGCCCGGATGCAGGCCGAGCTGGGCCCGGTCACGGCGGTGCTGCACGGCGCCGGGCGCAACGAGCCCGCCGCGTTGTTCAGCCTCACCGAGGACACCTTCCGCAAGACACTCGCCCCGAAGATCGGCGGCCTCAACGCGGTCCTCGACGCGATCGACAAGAGCAAGGTCAAGCTGCTGGTCACCTTCGGCAGCATCATCGGCCGGGCCGGCCTGCGCGGCGAGGCGCACTACGCCACGGCCAACGACTGGATGACCGAGCTGACCCTGCGCTTCGGCCGCGAGTACCCGCAGGCGCGGGCGGTCGCGCTGGAGTGGTCGGTCTGGTCCGGCACCGGCATGGGCGAGAAGCTCGGCGTGGTCAGCGCCCTCAAGCGCGACGGCATCACGCCGATCCCGACCGAGGACGGCATCGCCATCCTCAAGCAGGCGCTGGCCGACCCGGCGGTGCCGCCGGTGCTGGTCGTCTGCGGCCGGACCGGTGGGCTGGCGACGCTGCCGATCCAGCGCAAGGAACTGCCGCTGACCCGGTTCGTCGACCGCGCGGTCGTGCACTACCCGGGTGTCGAGCTGATCACCGAGGCGGACCTGTCCGCCGGCTCGGACCCGTACCTGGCCGACCACCTGCTCGACGGGCAGCTGCTGTTCCCGGCGGTGATCGGGATGGAGGCGATGACCCAGGTCGCCGCCGCCACCCTCGACACCGGCGGTGCGCCGGTACTGTCCGACGTGGAGTTCCTGCGCCCGATCATCGTCTCGCCGGGCGGGTCCACCACGATCCGGCTGGCCGCGGTCGCCCGCGACGCCGACACCGTCGACGTGGTGCTGCGCAGCGACGAAACCGGGTTCAGCGCCGACCACTTCAAGGCCCGCCTGAGCTTCGCGCGGCCCGCGGAGATCGGCCCGAAGCAGGCCCGTGACACCGACGTCCCGTCGGTGCCGGTGGAGCCGCTGTCCGAGCTGTACGGCACGGTTCTGTTCCAGGGCAAGCGGTTCCAGCGGGTCGTCGGCTACCGGCGGGCGAGCGCCCGGCACGCGGTCGCCGAGATCGCGACCACGGCCGACCACGACTGGTTCGCCCCGTTCCTGCCCCAGCAGCGGCTGCTGGCCGACCCGGGCACACGGGACGCGATGATGCACGCGATCCAGTGCTGCGTCCCCGACGCGACGCTGCTGCCGCAGGGCATCGAGAAGCTGCACCTGGCCCAGCCGGGCGCCCAGCACCCGGAGTACGTGCTGCTGGACGCCAAGGAGCGGCTGCAGGACGGCGACAGCTACGTCTACGACCTCGACGTCCGCAACCCGGACGGCGAGCTGGTGGAACGCTGGGAAGGCCTGATGCTGCGGGCGGTCCGCAAGACCGACGGGGCCGGGCCGTGGGTGCCCTCGATGCTCAGCTCCTACCTGGAGCGGGCGTGCGAGCGGTTGCTCGGCGGCACCCGGTCGGTGGTCCTGGAGCCCGACCCGGCAGGCGTCGAGGTCGGCGGCATCGCCGAACGGCGGGCGCAGACCGCGCTGGCCGCGAGCCGCGCGTTCGACCGGCCGGTCGAGATCCGCTACCGGCCGGACGGCAAGCCGGAGATCGACGGCGGCACGATCACCGCGTCGCACAGCTCCCGGCTGACCCTCGTCGTGGCCGGCACCGGACAGGTGACCTGCGACGTCGAGACGGTGCTCGAGCGGACCGAGGAGGACTGGGGCGGGCTGCTCGGCGAGGACCTGCTCTCGGTCGGCAGGCTGCTGGCCGCCGACGCGGGCGAGCCGATCGCCGTGGCGAACACCCGGGTGTGGAGCGCCCTGGAATGCGTCCGCAAAACGGGCGCGATGACCGAGTCCCTGACCGTGCGCCGCGTGGAAGCCGACGGCTGGGCCCTGCTGGCCTGCGGGTCGGCGCGGATCGCGACCTGGGCCACGACCGTCAACGACCGGACCGAGCCGGTGGTCTTCGCGGTGCTGCAGGCAGAGGAGAACTGA